A part of Halobaculum sp. MBLA0143 genomic DNA contains:
- a CDS encoding adenylosuccinate synthase: protein MTVTIVGTQLGDEGKGALVDRYGGAADVVVRYQGGDNAGHTVVEDGEEYALSLVPSGAVRGTTGVLGNGCVVNPQTLFSELDDLRERGLEPDVRVARRAHVIFPYHRRLDGIEEEAKADSGEEIGTTGRGIGPSYEDKAARRGVRVGDLLAPDVLREKLEHVVPQKRALIEDVYDADAGEECDLEALHEEYADYGRRLGEEGMTVNCGDYLADRLADGDNVVFEGAQGTCIDVDHGNYPFVTSSNPTAGGATVGTGLGPTVVGDGEVIGVVKAYLSRVGSGPMPTELDGDDEAEALATEIRERGGEFGTVTGRPRRVGWLDLPVLRHAARANGLTGIAVNHLDVLADLDELAVGHAYELDGETIHTPPTRTEAWEECSPVTRSFEPWPDVDWDAVADEGYDALPAAARTYLEYLESELDTEVYAVGVGPDRDQTIELVDPWDRV from the coding sequence ATGACTGTCACCATCGTCGGCACCCAACTGGGCGACGAGGGCAAGGGAGCCCTCGTCGACCGCTACGGCGGGGCCGCCGACGTCGTCGTCCGGTACCAAGGAGGAGACAACGCCGGCCACACCGTCGTCGAGGACGGTGAGGAGTACGCGCTGTCGTTGGTCCCCTCCGGTGCCGTCCGCGGGACGACTGGCGTGCTCGGCAACGGCTGTGTCGTCAACCCGCAGACACTGTTCTCCGAGCTCGACGACCTCCGCGAGCGCGGGCTGGAGCCGGACGTGCGCGTCGCCCGCCGTGCACACGTCATCTTCCCGTACCACCGTCGGCTCGACGGCATCGAGGAAGAGGCCAAGGCCGACTCCGGCGAGGAGATCGGCACCACCGGTCGCGGGATCGGCCCCTCGTACGAGGACAAGGCCGCCCGCCGGGGGGTCCGGGTCGGTGACCTCCTGGCGCCGGACGTGCTCCGCGAGAAGCTGGAACACGTCGTCCCACAGAAGCGCGCGCTGATCGAGGACGTGTACGACGCCGACGCCGGCGAGGAGTGCGACCTGGAGGCGCTCCACGAGGAGTACGCCGACTACGGCCGTCGGCTCGGCGAGGAGGGGATGACCGTGAACTGCGGCGACTACCTCGCCGACCGACTGGCCGACGGCGACAACGTCGTGTTCGAGGGTGCACAGGGCACCTGTATCGACGTCGACCACGGCAACTACCCGTTCGTCACCTCTTCGAACCCGACGGCCGGCGGCGCCACCGTCGGCACCGGGCTCGGTCCGACCGTCGTCGGCGACGGCGAGGTGATCGGCGTCGTGAAGGCGTACCTCTCGCGTGTCGGCTCCGGCCCGATGCCGACGGAGCTCGACGGTGACGACGAGGCGGAGGCCCTCGCGACGGAGATTCGCGAGCGTGGCGGGGAGTTCGGCACCGTCACCGGTCGCCCGCGCCGGGTCGGTTGGCTGGACCTGCCGGTGCTCCGGCACGCCGCCCGCGCCAACGGCCTCACCGGAATCGCGGTCAACCACCTGGACGTGCTCGCCGACCTGGACGAGCTCGCCGTCGGCCACGCCTACGAGCTCGACGGAGAGACGATCCACACCCCACCGACCCGCACGGAGGCCTGGGAGGAGTGCTCCCCCGTCACCCGGTCGTTCGAGCCGTGGCCGGACGTGGACTGGGACGCCGTCGCCGACGAGGGGTACGACGCGCTCCCCGCCGCCGCTCGGACGTACCTGGAGTACCTGGAGTCGGAGTTGGACACGGAGGTGTACGCCGTCGGCGTCGGCCCGGACCGCGACCAGACGATCGAACTCGTCGACCCCTGGGACCGGGTCTGA
- the argF gene encoding ornithine carbamoyltransferase, producing the protein MQMQPPHDTTEADDFTTVDDRSPAALRGLLADATARADDPSGSPLAGQTVALLFEKPSTRTRVSFETGLTRLGGHAQFLGPDDLQLGAGEPLRDTARALSGYVDGIVARLFDHEDLLTLAEYASVPVVNGLTDAAHPCQTLADLLTLRQTVGLDASLTWVGDTNNVCRSLVVGCAALGVDLTVATPAGYGLDDGLLERAVALGGPPETTTDPAAAVADADAVYTDVWVSMGEDPDGDKRAAFVDGGFGVDSDLLGLAADDAVFMHCLPAHRGEEVTEAVLESGQSVVWQQAENRLYAQEALLELTVG; encoded by the coding sequence ATGCAGATGCAACCCCCACACGACACCACGGAAGCAGACGACTTCACGACCGTCGACGACCGCTCGCCGGCGGCGCTGCGCGGGCTGTTGGCCGACGCTACGGCCCGCGCGGACGACCCCTCCGGGTCGCCGCTGGCCGGCCAGACGGTCGCCCTGTTGTTCGAGAAACCCTCCACCCGGACGCGCGTCTCCTTCGAGACCGGGCTGACGCGGCTGGGGGGTCACGCCCAGTTCCTCGGGCCGGACGACCTCCAACTGGGCGCCGGCGAGCCGCTGCGGGACACCGCCCGGGCGCTGTCCGGCTACGTCGACGGGATCGTCGCCCGGCTGTTCGACCACGAGGACCTACTGACGCTCGCGGAGTACGCGAGCGTCCCGGTGGTCAACGGGCTGACGGACGCCGCCCACCCGTGTCAGACGCTGGCGGACCTGTTGACGCTCCGGCAGACGGTCGGACTGGACGCGAGCCTGACCTGGGTCGGCGACACGAACAACGTCTGTCGGTCGTTGGTCGTCGGCTGTGCGGCGCTGGGTGTGGACCTCACCGTGGCGACGCCGGCGGGGTACGGCCTGGACGACGGGTTGTTGGAGCGAGCGGTGGCGCTCGGGGGGCCACCGGAGACGACGACGGACCCGGCGGCGGCCGTCGCGGACGCGGACGCCGTCTACACTGACGTGTGGGTGAGCATGGGCGAAGACCCGGACGGGGACAAGCGCGCGGCGTTCGTCGACGGGGGGTTCGGTGTCGACAGCGACCTCCTCGGGCTGGCCGCGGACGACGCCGTGTTCATGCACTGTCTGCCGGCCCACCGGGGTGAGGAGGTGACGGAGGCGGTGTTGGAGAGCGGTCAGTCGGTCGTCTGGCAGCAGGCGGAGAACAGACTGTACGCCCAGGAGGCGTTGCTGGAACTGACGGTGGGGTAG